The following coding sequences lie in one Danio rerio strain Tuebingen ecotype United States chromosome 25, GRCz12tu, whole genome shotgun sequence genomic window:
- the cln6b gene encoding ceroid-lipofuscinosis neuronal protein 6 homolog isoform X1, producing MPTVIRKRQNCGLSTTFLSRCGSRELRESCLTPDQFHSCFWCCFTLQNWLLDIGRPVITIFCPLDWFPLNKPSAADYCHMLYNITTPFLLLKLMERSPKTLPRSAMYLCIITFVMGSSIHLLGESINQRLLISGYQTHLTLRENPIIKSITPHTLIDSFELLQYYDESLGLCMWYVPLFLILFLYFTGCFTIVKAEKKMPVSAWILLGPSGLYYWYLVTEGQIFIPFIFTFFAMMATVLHQKRKGFLPDSNGLFLLYSFSISLFLVSVWVACLWNDKVLRKKYPGVMYIPEPWALYTLHLRDKHTTLTD from the exons ATGCCAACCGTCATCCGCAAAAGGCAAAACTGTGGCCTGAGCACCACATTTTTGAGCAG ATGTGGATCGAGGGAGTTGAGAGAGTCCTGTCTGACCCCAGATCAGTTTCACAGCTGTTTCTGGTGCTGCTTTACTCTACAGAACTGGCTGCTGGACATCGGCAGACCTGTAATAACG ATCTTCTGTCCACTGGATTGGTTTCCTCTGAACAAACCCAGCGCTGCGGATTATTGCCACATGTTGTACAACATCACAACACCTTTCCTGCTGCTCAAG ctgatgGAGCGCAGCCCGAAGACACTGCCGCGCTCCGCCATGTACCTGTGCATCATCACCTTCGTCATGGGCTCCAGCATTCACCTGCTCGGGGAATCCATAAACCAGCGGCTGCTGATCAGCGGATACCAGACACACCTGACACTCAGAGAAAACCCCATCATTAAGAGCATCACACCACACACActg ATCGACTCATTTGAGTTACTGCAGTATTATGATGAAAGTCTGGGCCTCTGTATGTG GTACGTTCCTCTGTTTCTCATCCTGTTCCTGTATTTCACTGGATGTTTCACTATCGTCAAAGCAGAGAAGAAGATGCCCGTCTCCGCTTGGATTCTACTGGGTCCCAGTGGCCTTTACTACTG GTATCTGGTGACAGAAGGACAGATTTTCATCCCATTTATTTTCACGTTTTTCGCCATGATGGCTACAGTCCTGCATCAGAAGCGTAAAGGTTTTCTTCCTGACAGTAATGGACTGTTTCTGCTCTACAGTTTCTCGATTTCGCTCTTTTTAGTGAGCGTCTGGGTCGCCTGTCTGTGGAACGATAAAGTGTTGCGGAAGAAATATCCAGGAGTGATGTATATCCCAGAACCGTGGGCTCTTTACACATTACACCTCAGAGACAAACACACCACGCTTACAGACTGA
- the cln6b gene encoding ceroid-lipofuscinosis neuronal protein 6 homolog isoform X4 yields MERSPKTLPRSAMYLCIITFVMGSSIHLLGESINQRLLISGYQTHLTLRENPIIKSITPHTLIDSFELLQYYDESLGLCMWYVPLFLILFLYFTGCFTIVKAEKKMPVSAWILLGPSGLYYWYLVTEGQIFIPFIFTFFAMMATVLHQKRKGFLPDSNGLFLLYSFSISLFLVSVWVACLWNDKVLRKKYPGVMYIPEPWALYTLHLRDKHTTLTD; encoded by the exons atgGAGCGCAGCCCGAAGACACTGCCGCGCTCCGCCATGTACCTGTGCATCATCACCTTCGTCATGGGCTCCAGCATTCACCTGCTCGGGGAATCCATAAACCAGCGGCTGCTGATCAGCGGATACCAGACACACCTGACACTCAGAGAAAACCCCATCATTAAGAGCATCACACCACACACActg ATCGACTCATTTGAGTTACTGCAGTATTATGATGAAAGTCTGGGCCTCTGTATGTG GTACGTTCCTCTGTTTCTCATCCTGTTCCTGTATTTCACTGGATGTTTCACTATCGTCAAAGCAGAGAAGAAGATGCCCGTCTCCGCTTGGATTCTACTGGGTCCCAGTGGCCTTTACTACTG GTATCTGGTGACAGAAGGACAGATTTTCATCCCATTTATTTTCACGTTTTTCGCCATGATGGCTACAGTCCTGCATCAGAAGCGTAAAGGTTTTCTTCCTGACAGTAATGGACTGTTTCTGCTCTACAGTTTCTCGATTTCGCTCTTTTTAGTGAGCGTCTGGGTCGCCTGTCTGTGGAACGATAAAGTGTTGCGGAAGAAATATCCAGGAGTGATGTATATCCCAGAACCGTGGGCTCTTTACACATTACACCTCAGAGACAAACACACCACGCTTACAGACTGA
- the cln6b gene encoding ceroid-lipofuscinosis neuronal protein 6 homolog isoform X3, whose product MPTVIRKRQNCGLSTTFLSRCGSRELRESCLTPDQFHSCFWCCFTLQNWLLDIGRPLMERSPKTLPRSAMYLCIITFVMGSSIHLLGESINQRLLISGYQTHLTLRENPIIKSITPHTLIDSFELLQYYDESLGLCMWYVPLFLILFLYFTGCFTIVKAEKKMPVSAWILLGPSGLYYWYLVTEGQIFIPFIFTFFAMMATVLHQKRKGFLPDSNGLFLLYSFSISLFLVSVWVACLWNDKVLRKKYPGVMYIPEPWALYTLHLRDKHTTLTD is encoded by the exons ATGCCAACCGTCATCCGCAAAAGGCAAAACTGTGGCCTGAGCACCACATTTTTGAGCAG ATGTGGATCGAGGGAGTTGAGAGAGTCCTGTCTGACCCCAGATCAGTTTCACAGCTGTTTCTGGTGCTGCTTTACTCTACAGAACTGGCTGCTGGACATCGGCAGACCT ctgatgGAGCGCAGCCCGAAGACACTGCCGCGCTCCGCCATGTACCTGTGCATCATCACCTTCGTCATGGGCTCCAGCATTCACCTGCTCGGGGAATCCATAAACCAGCGGCTGCTGATCAGCGGATACCAGACACACCTGACACTCAGAGAAAACCCCATCATTAAGAGCATCACACCACACACActg ATCGACTCATTTGAGTTACTGCAGTATTATGATGAAAGTCTGGGCCTCTGTATGTG GTACGTTCCTCTGTTTCTCATCCTGTTCCTGTATTTCACTGGATGTTTCACTATCGTCAAAGCAGAGAAGAAGATGCCCGTCTCCGCTTGGATTCTACTGGGTCCCAGTGGCCTTTACTACTG GTATCTGGTGACAGAAGGACAGATTTTCATCCCATTTATTTTCACGTTTTTCGCCATGATGGCTACAGTCCTGCATCAGAAGCGTAAAGGTTTTCTTCCTGACAGTAATGGACTGTTTCTGCTCTACAGTTTCTCGATTTCGCTCTTTTTAGTGAGCGTCTGGGTCGCCTGTCTGTGGAACGATAAAGTGTTGCGGAAGAAATATCCAGGAGTGATGTATATCCCAGAACCGTGGGCTCTTTACACATTACACCTCAGAGACAAACACACCACGCTTACAGACTGA
- the cln6b gene encoding ceroid-lipofuscinosis neuronal protein 6 homolog isoform X2, whose product MPTVIRKRQNCGLSTTFLSRCGSRELRESCLTPDQFHSCFWCCFTLQNWLLDIGRPVITLMERSPKTLPRSAMYLCIITFVMGSSIHLLGESINQRLLISGYQTHLTLRENPIIKSITPHTLIDSFELLQYYDESLGLCMWYVPLFLILFLYFTGCFTIVKAEKKMPVSAWILLGPSGLYYWYLVTEGQIFIPFIFTFFAMMATVLHQKRKGFLPDSNGLFLLYSFSISLFLVSVWVACLWNDKVLRKKYPGVMYIPEPWALYTLHLRDKHTTLTD is encoded by the exons ATGCCAACCGTCATCCGCAAAAGGCAAAACTGTGGCCTGAGCACCACATTTTTGAGCAG ATGTGGATCGAGGGAGTTGAGAGAGTCCTGTCTGACCCCAGATCAGTTTCACAGCTGTTTCTGGTGCTGCTTTACTCTACAGAACTGGCTGCTGGACATCGGCAGACCTGTAATAACG ctgatgGAGCGCAGCCCGAAGACACTGCCGCGCTCCGCCATGTACCTGTGCATCATCACCTTCGTCATGGGCTCCAGCATTCACCTGCTCGGGGAATCCATAAACCAGCGGCTGCTGATCAGCGGATACCAGACACACCTGACACTCAGAGAAAACCCCATCATTAAGAGCATCACACCACACACActg ATCGACTCATTTGAGTTACTGCAGTATTATGATGAAAGTCTGGGCCTCTGTATGTG GTACGTTCCTCTGTTTCTCATCCTGTTCCTGTATTTCACTGGATGTTTCACTATCGTCAAAGCAGAGAAGAAGATGCCCGTCTCCGCTTGGATTCTACTGGGTCCCAGTGGCCTTTACTACTG GTATCTGGTGACAGAAGGACAGATTTTCATCCCATTTATTTTCACGTTTTTCGCCATGATGGCTACAGTCCTGCATCAGAAGCGTAAAGGTTTTCTTCCTGACAGTAATGGACTGTTTCTGCTCTACAGTTTCTCGATTTCGCTCTTTTTAGTGAGCGTCTGGGTCGCCTGTCTGTGGAACGATAAAGTGTTGCGGAAGAAATATCCAGGAGTGATGTATATCCCAGAACCGTGGGCTCTTTACACATTACACCTCAGAGACAAACACACCACGCTTACAGACTGA
- the cln6b gene encoding ceroid-lipofuscinosis neuronal protein 6 homolog isoform X5, protein MYLCIITFVMGSSIHLLGESINQRLLISGYQTHLTLRENPIIKSITPHTLIDSFELLQYYDESLGLCMWYVPLFLILFLYFTGCFTIVKAEKKMPVSAWILLGPSGLYYWYLVTEGQIFIPFIFTFFAMMATVLHQKRKGFLPDSNGLFLLYSFSISLFLVSVWVACLWNDKVLRKKYPGVMYIPEPWALYTLHLRDKHTTLTD, encoded by the exons ATGTACCTGTGCATCATCACCTTCGTCATGGGCTCCAGCATTCACCTGCTCGGGGAATCCATAAACCAGCGGCTGCTGATCAGCGGATACCAGACACACCTGACACTCAGAGAAAACCCCATCATTAAGAGCATCACACCACACACActg ATCGACTCATTTGAGTTACTGCAGTATTATGATGAAAGTCTGGGCCTCTGTATGTG GTACGTTCCTCTGTTTCTCATCCTGTTCCTGTATTTCACTGGATGTTTCACTATCGTCAAAGCAGAGAAGAAGATGCCCGTCTCCGCTTGGATTCTACTGGGTCCCAGTGGCCTTTACTACTG GTATCTGGTGACAGAAGGACAGATTTTCATCCCATTTATTTTCACGTTTTTCGCCATGATGGCTACAGTCCTGCATCAGAAGCGTAAAGGTTTTCTTCCTGACAGTAATGGACTGTTTCTGCTCTACAGTTTCTCGATTTCGCTCTTTTTAGTGAGCGTCTGGGTCGCCTGTCTGTGGAACGATAAAGTGTTGCGGAAGAAATATCCAGGAGTGATGTATATCCCAGAACCGTGGGCTCTTTACACATTACACCTCAGAGACAAACACACCACGCTTACAGACTGA